The window CGCGTGGCGCCGGCCACCGTACAGGCGGCCACCGAGCGCCTGCAGCGCGATCCGCTGTACGGGCGCCCCAGCCAGCTGATGTTCCCGGAACGTGCCGGCGACGTGTTCGTGGCGTGGTACCGCGATCCGAAACAGCAGGCATCGACCTGGAACGTGGCCGTGTCGCGCCAGGTGATGCTGGACCCGGCCACCCTGGCCGTGACCGGCGAGCGCACCTGGGGCGGCTTCGCTTTCTCGCGCCCGCAACTGATGTCGACCCTGTTCCACATTCACCGCTACCTGGTGGCGGGCGACACCGGCAAGACCGTGATCGGGGTCACCGGCGTGGCGCTGCTGCTGCTTTCGATCACCGGCATCGTGCTGTGGTGGCCGCGCATGACGGCGTCCGCCATCAAGGGCGCGCTGACGGTGCGCCATGGCGGCAACTGGCCGCGCTTTAACTTCCAGCTGCATCGCGCCGGCGGCTTCTTTGCCGCGCCGGTGCTGCTGGTGCTGGCGGTATCGGGCGTGTATTTCAATATGCCGCAGTGGGTGCTGCCGGTGGTGGGCGCGGTGGCCACCCTGGCCCCGGCCGGCAAGCCGGTCAACCTTAGCGCGCCCGATGCGGCGCCGATTGCCCCATCGGCGGCGATGGCGGCGGCGCAGGCGCAGTTTCCGAACGCGCGCGTATCGCGCCTGGCGCTGCCGGCCAAGCCCGGCCAGCCTTATGAAATCCGCCTGCGCCAACCAAGCGAACTGCGCGCCGGCGACGGCGCCACGCGCGTGTCGATCGACGCCGGCGACGCCAGCGTGCTGCGCACGGTCGACCCGCAGCGCGCCCCGGCCGGCGATACATTCTTGAGCTGGATGTTCCCGCTGCATACCGGCGAAGCATTCGGCATCGCGGGACGCACCTTCATCAGCATCTTCGGCGTGGTGCCGCTGATGTTCTTCGTGACCGGGCTGGTCATCTGGATCAAGCTGCACCGCCCCAGGAAGCGCAAGGCCAAGCCCATCGCTGCCTGAGCTGACGGAGATGTTGCGCCATCCACGGCGCGATGTCCCGTCGGCCACCGACGCCGGCGGCATCGGACAAATACTTTATACGGTTTACCTTTCGCGAAACTTGCATTCTCCGGCTGACAGGCCGGCCTCCCTACCCTCGTTGTATTCTGTTCACTCCACCTGCCCCACAGTCCAATTTCATGGACATTCCTACATTCTGTCTATAGATTAGATGCGGCAATCGTTGTTAATTAATATTCCACAAAACAAACATTGAACATGGGGAGGTGTCCGCGTTTTTCGCTGGATCCGAGGCAGATCACGCCACGGCAGGCACATCTGAAACAAAGTCCACCTCACGCAACAAGGCTGCAAAGGTCGCCTGTTTTTCACCCGTTTTCCCATTCAGGGTGAGGCGACAGCTTGAGCTTTTCTTGATCTAACTGCATCCGCCAAGAGAGATTTTAATGAAAAAGACTTTTCCAATTGCAGTCATGTTGTTATCCACTGGCGCCGCCGTCGCGCAAAGCCCTCCGCCTCAACCACCCGCTCCCGACACTGCCGCCCCCGCCGCAGCCCCAGCGGAAGAAATTCAGAAA of the Massilia violaceinigra genome contains:
- a CDS encoding PepSY-associated TM helix domain-containing protein, which gives rise to MKPAIRFVHLWAGLIFGTILVVLGLTGSALAWMHELDVLLNPTLLQVAPPPGMARGAAMRVAPATVQAATERLQRDPLYGRPSQLMFPERAGDVFVAWYRDPKQQASTWNVAVSRQVMLDPATLAVTGERTWGGFAFSRPQLMSTLFHIHRYLVAGDTGKTVIGVTGVALLLLSITGIVLWWPRMTASAIKGALTVRHGGNWPRFNFQLHRAGGFFAAPVLLVLAVSGVYFNMPQWVLPVVGAVATLAPAGKPVNLSAPDAAPIAPSAAMAAAQAQFPNARVSRLALPAKPGQPYEIRLRQPSELRAGDGATRVSIDAGDASVLRTVDPQRAPAGDTFLSWMFPLHTGEAFGIAGRTFISIFGVVPLMFFVTGLVIWIKLHRPRKRKAKPIAA